From the Cryptomeria japonica chromosome 2, Sugi_1.0, whole genome shotgun sequence genome, one window contains:
- the LOC131051493 gene encoding gamma-glutamyl peptidase 5-like produces MYGGYFGLFVNMLGEEGERWDMFRAFDRQLPKMEDLDKYDGFVVTGSKSDAHGNAVWILELCQLLRCCYQMRIKVLGICFGHQILSRALGGKVSRSSAGWDGSMEKDCIEFNKYCMVQVTEIPCGADIIAFSNKTEIEMFSMDDHILGIQGHPEYSSDILFNLMDNLCNEGILTEEMVKKAKNSVEQYNNVYEREIWQQICKRFLKYTII; encoded by the exons ATGTATGGAGGATATTTCGGTCTGTTTGTTAATATGTTGGGTGAGGAGGGTGAGAGGTGGGATATGTTCAGAGCTTTTGACCGGCAGCTGCCAAAAATGGAAGATCTTGACAAGTATGATGGATTCGTTGTGACCGGAAGCAAAAGTGATGCCCATGGCAATGCTGTTTGGATTCTGGAACTGTGTCAATTGTTAAGATGTTGTTACCAAATGCGCATCAAAGTGTTGGGGATATGCTTTGGCCACCAG ATATTATCTAGGGCTTTGGGAGGCAAAGTGAGTAGATCTAGTGCTGGATGGGAT GGTTCCATGGAAAAAGATTGTATTGAATTTAACAAGTATTGTATGGTTCAGGTGACTGAGATCCCTTGTGGCGCAGATATAATTGCCTTTTCAAATAAAACTGAGATTGAAATGTTTTCAATGGATGATCACATACTTGGAATTCAAGGTCACCCAGAGTATAGTAGTGACATTTTATTCAATCTTATGGACAACCTATGCAATGAGGGCATCTTAACA gaggAGATGGTAAAGAAGGCAAAAAATTCGGTTGAACAATACAACAATGTATATGAAAGAGAAATTTGGCAACAAATTTGTAAAAGATTTCTTAAATAtacaattatataa